The Oncorhynchus mykiss isolate Arlee chromosome 5, USDA_OmykA_1.1, whole genome shotgun sequence DNA window tgagtcatccatacatcaattgtcttaaatcatttatttattaactaactaaacaatcacagaagtgcacaaacaaacaaagtaaatatggttacaagaaatgataggggaatgtgtcctagtgggctaaaccggcatggtggCTTATTAGACAAAAGGGGAGTGGGGGTTGACTGAGAtgacaacacacagttgataattataacaatttaaatgctaatcctttgcacatgaacgctcactcattcgggaacaattgcaatcaatatatatatttacgctcagtgtgtcgtcggggtctctgttgaaaagtttgtttctgttggagagtttgtccgccctctctgtcgtggttagaatggatagttcagagtgacattcattcatgtcgttatggatagatgttttggcggttgtcggtcttcgcgttcaatgataccgaattcctagctgcagactagtaattaatatcagaCTTGTttttattctgtcggtatcgatagtctaagagtttaaccacgtgggatggttaaaagattcagcagtctggtctcaaaccttggccctctcgttataCAAAAATTAGATGTaagcctcatatctgaggctattatataaacagcgttatggtaatgtggccgtattgtctcccatgagtttcacaaTATTGTAccaaatggaccagttcgtagctggattcttcaccgatcttttataccttcaccagaacataaatgttgctCGGACaacaagttctgtgaggtggaagaaattcctttgttctctatgaaaattcactctgtctctatactgtggccatgaggagatcatctccaggaatttacgacctctctctgaccacagcagcctgggtgtaggagatagggggatggggcttgctgtagcCAAAGAGGGCAATGTCAtgacagtctatcacagtgccaaccattttgtcaccaaagccccatatactacccatcactgcgacctgtatgctctcgttggatgGCCCTCGCTTTatatttgttgccaaacccactgactccaggtcatctataagtctttgctaggtaaagccccgccttatctcagctcactggtcaccattgcagcacccacccgtagcacactcTCCATCAGGTATATTTCACAGGTCACCCCCAGAGCCAATttctactttggccgcctttccttccagttctctgctgccaatgactggaacgaattgtaaaaatcactgaagctggagactcatatctccctcactaactttaagcaccagctgtcagagcagctcacagatcaccgCACCTGTACAtggcccatccaactacctcatccccatacggttatttatttttgctcctttgcaccccgtatctctacttgcacattcatcttctgcacatctatcactccagtgcttaattgctaaattgtaattatttagccactatgtcctatttattgcctttacctcccttatcttacctcatttgcacacacagtatatagactttttttatattgttttattgacggtatgtttgtttattccatgtgtaactgtgtttttgttgtttgtgttgcactgctttgcttttacttgaccaggtcgcagttgtaaatgagaacttgttctcaactagcctacctggttaaataaagatgaaaaaaaaaaaataggtttGATATTGTCATTGACAAACTGAAGAACAGTAAGCCTAGCAATGTATGTAGCTAGCAGGTTTAATAATAAAATGATACAATTTGAAGATAATTGACttcaattgtatttatttatggcAAGGTGATCTGGTCTGCTTGGCTAGCGAGGAGAACCTTTGTGGTCAGTGTTGCCAACTAATTTTCAGGGGAGGCAGTTTGATTTGTTGCTAAATGACGTGATATCATTGCGTAATAACGTAAAACTGCGTCATTACTTAGCGTCATTATGTAGAATACACAATAATGTTACTCAAATTGACTCGCCATCTCGGTgaaaaatatgatttgacatttgttaGTTTAGATATGTTTGTtcatcacatttttatttgtaaaaGTAATAAATGCAACACATTTTATATGAttagatatttttatttttaaacacgACACTTAATTATTGAACAATTACATtttacttattttatttttatctaGTAAACCTACACATTCTGAACAATTATAGTTTTAAGCAGTGTATTGGTAGTTAGTTATCATGCCTGgctgcaaaagtgcattgtgagtgacGTCAGCAGCAGACGCTCAGCTCGTGCACAGGCAGCTGCAGTCAGCCAACAACGATTTGCAGAAATTGCTGCTGGCTGTGCACGAGCTGAGGTCAAAACGCACTTTTGCAGCCGGGCACGTGTATTGTGACcgagtgtgtgacagagaaaatcGTTTTTGTGCATTTTAGCGTTTaagtcacttttcaaaagttacaaatacatttttaaaaacatttgttGCTAGGTGCCGTTATAAAAAAAAGTTGCCACAGTagtctgaaaagttgctaaatctagcaacaaaattgctaaaTTGGCATCACTGTTTGTGGTAGTCTAAACAGAATCCTTGCGACGTCCAACTTTGACGTGACCGCATTGAATTTAAACGGGTTGAGTAGGGTTTAGGCGAGGGTATGCACCGAACATGTACCTATTTTGGATTTAGGCGAGGGTATGGACAGAACATGTACCTATTTTCTTCATCATCCGGGTCACGCTCGCAGTTTGCGGATGTGATTCAAACGCGGAAACAACACGTTAGAAATGGTAAAAGATAATTGCCAGGGCTACTAGCCATTTTGTAATATAACCTGTATAGTGTTACTATTTATTTTATAGCCACAAGCCTATTTAAATTTATACGGAATAGCTGATACAATTTCGTTAGGGAAACTCCAGAGACTAAGTGAAAGCCAGAAGAGTTGCACGAactcgctagctagctagatactaACATTACTTAACTAGCTGTAATCCCTCATGTCTGTATGGTAGTTACAGACAGCTAGCCAGCTATCACACTATCGTCGTTTTCATGTGTCGTGCATGGTTCATTTTATCACCCAGACGGATTATGAAAGGAAACGTAACTACCTTGCCTGACTTTCCAACCAGGCTGACCTATAATGCTGTTCTAATAATAGCTAGCCTATAGAACCCCACAGtcgaggtgtcataatacccataaaacctagcggtcaaacagggaaatggttcaaaTTTTCCACCATTCATTGTTTCCCATAGggtattttagaaacacttaaaataaggtctgtgtttaaTCTAGGCATCCCCTGGCGTGACGTTtagataaccatgtaaatctctcagacaaggtgacttgTCAATATATTCAGCTCTACTTTGAttcaaaaatgctaattagcatcaaaatAGACATCATGCAATGTTACAAAAAGCTCCTGCATGTCATCTTTAGCTggcacctttgctaacaggtacaTTTTAAAGAAAtttcattactacatttagccaacattagatagttaatccagagattcttacctttgcctcgattcggcagtctccagatcatcatggcatttgtggttgattatgatagccacattagcagctattTAGCGTTTCTTTTGTTAGGGGTAAATACTGGCGAATATATTTATAAAAGTCACTTTGTccaagagagatttacacggttatcaaaacatcacgccagggtaagcctacacaaaacgcAGCCCCTATATTAAGTGTTTAGAAAATCCCCTATAGGACAAGTGAACGGctgaaaaatgattggaaccatttccctgtttgactgcacacttttatgggtattatgactcatatgGTGGTACTTTATTATTATCTCAACAATAGCGTAATACAGTATTTTCTCAGTTTAACCTCACACATACATTTTGTCTTAATTTCTTGCAGGCAACAGGGACAGATCGAGCAGTTGGCATGGGCCTGGTTGGCTTCAGCCTCCTATTATTTACATACTACACAATCTGGGTCATCATACTGGtaggtcacaggaggttggtagtaccttaattggggagcatgggctcgtggtaacggctggagtggaatggtatcgaaCACGTGTAACTGgttttttttgtcgcactgctttgctttatcttggccaggacgcagttgtaaatgagaacttgttctcaactggccagctggttaaataaaggtgaacattttttttttacatggaggcttgatgccattccatttgtgcCGTTCCAGACATGAGCTGTgctcccctcagcagccccctGTGTGGTAGTTACAACCTAGCTACAGATTGTTACACCAGGTTATGTGATTAAACTAAAGATTTTTTATATCCATTACTGGGAGTTACAGGATAGGTACTGTTTGGTGTAGAACAGAGAATTTTCGACCAACCTTGGTGATACTGGCGTCGTTCTCCTGTTTCCACGAATCAACGATTAAGACAGTATTGCTAAGGTTGGTCGAAAATTCTTTGTCCTACACCAAACAGTATCTATCCTGTAACTCCAAGTAATGGATACCAAAAATATTTGgttaaatcacattatctggtATAACAATCTGTAGCTAGGTATAGCCTAGAACTGCTATTCTGGTCCAAAAttggtttgtgctgtcttgccaaccaATGGGTccatccatttgaattcaatcatcTTTTGACAGCACGCCTTTTGATTAGAAAAATATTTGCCCATTGTAGAAGTGCTCAGAAAGCTGCTTTTTGGGCCTGAATGCCGAAACATTAAAGAAATAAAGATGCtgaaagttgacccattttgtatacaccaccataccatgagacatacatgtcttcatcactggaaaagataaacggttgagattgatatcatttaaaagcttacaaacagagTTAGCAAACTATTTTATAATTtgagattttttaaattttaatttAAAAGAACATGTTTTAACGTAAATGATCTAAAAACACCAACTAATTTGTTGTAGTTTAGGCCCTATTTTACGTCATCTAACGTTATTGTGTTGTGCCGgccatcggttgagacacaacatgctcttgaaaacagggtgggtgtcatgttttagctgataaatgtactaaaatggGAATGAAATTTCAACTTTCAAATGGTACTAGAAAGATCGTTGGAGGTCCACACATTCGAGAATGTTGACTTTGCATTGTAATTTGCAAATTAAACTCGTTGCCAGAAATCCAATAGAAGATTATGTATTGTTTGTGTCTTCTAACTTGTGGGATATTGTACCTTTTCCAGCCCTTCGTGGACAGCGATCATGTGGTCCACCAGTATTTCCTTCCACGGGAGTACTCTGTCATTCTACCTGGGATTGCAGCATTGATACTGCTGCTCTGTGTAGGTGAGCTCTTGAATGCTACATTAGATGGGTTCTAATCTAGTGTTTTGCTCCCTTGCCTGTTCCCTACTCTCAGCATGTCCATCTAAAAGGACTGGATATACATAGGATGTAAGGCATTCTGCTTGTTCACAAGGACCTCCCTGAGCTAGGTGCAGCTGAGATGACCATCTGATGGTCTACAAATCACATAACAGCCTAACTGGGCATGAACAGATCCATATGCAATACACCCAAATTGGTGAATATGTGGCACCTACAATGGTGGCCAAATATATTGGTAGCCTtgcacttttcttaaataattccCCATTTCTTCTAAAATAAGTTGAACTTGGAAGATAAAAAACATTTATGTTTTTTTATCCACACGTTGTTATTGGATTGTCACATGGCAGaaccattttttgggggggaacttAAGTTTACAATGTTTAATTAAGAAAATTTAAACAAATGGCATGGACACAATTTTTGGCACCCAGGAGCTAATATTTGGTTAAACATCCTTTTGCGAAGATAACAACAAAACAAAGTATTTTAGCCATCTATGAGCTTGCTAAACCTTTCTACTGGGAATTTGGCCACCTTTTTTAGCTGCAAATGACTCTAATTCTTCAATGTTTTGAATGTTGCCTTCcaccaactgctgttttcagatTTCCCTAAAGGTTTTTGATGGGATCCAGATCTGGATTCCTCGCTGGCCACTCCAGAACATTTTTGAATTCTTTATTTGGTTATTGGTTAACATAGTGCTGATGTATTGCCAAATTTAGTTTCATTGGTCTACAGAACATTTCCCCAGGATTTAGGCATGTTTAGATGGGATTTTACAAAGTTCAAATGGTCTTTCTTGTCTCTTTCAGCATTGGAGTCTTCCTATGTTTACCAATGACCAAATTAAGCATTCAAAGAAAAGACCAACCTCCCTACAATCAAACATGGGGGAGGTTCACTAATGCTTTGAATGCTTTGCTTTGATGCCTCTGGTACTAGGGGGTACTGGGTTTCTGTTGAAGGTCgtgggtcttccagcaggacaacaacccaaacaCACATAAAAAAATTTTAAAGCCCcctggaatggttcaataataaacactGGACTGTTCTGGAGTGGGCAGCGACTGCTCCAGATCTGAATCCCAtccaaaaccttttttttttttttatataaggtaaagggagatacctagtcagttgtataactgaatgccttcagatgcagggggctgccttaatcaacatccatgtATTCGGCAcccagtgaacagtgggttaattgccttgctcaggggcagaatgactgatttttaccttgtcagctcggggtatATGCCATTTGTTTACATTTTCTTAATTAACATTCCCCTCCCAAATAAATGTTGGTTCTGCAATGTTGACAATAGAACAAAGGTGTGGAGACCAAACTTTATTTAAATTCAACTTATTTTAGAAGAAATGGGGAATTAATTAAGAAAAGTGCAAGAGTGCCAATATATTTGGCCACCACTGTAGTTCAGTCTGGTCTTGATGAGAACAGTGACCTTATTCTTCTCGTTTTAAGAGTAACCACAgatattctcctctcctcaggtacCTTCATTGGAGTGGTCACCAGGAAGAACCGCAAGCCTAAGGTGGACTAAGAGGGATGGTGTCACAGAGACGCTGTCAGACGAGTCAGGATGTATCGCTAGTAGTTATGCTAACAGTAGCTTCACTAGAACCTCCCTGGTCCAGCGTCTTGTCTTGCCTTACATTCCGTTGGGAGAAATCAAAAATAAAGTCTGGCTTCtctctgacagctgatgaaaaCATCTAATGACTGAAAGACATAAGACAAGACTTGAAGAGCTGCTGTACACCAACACCTATCCCTTCTCCTTATTCAGACCCACAACCTTGTGGTTGGCAATGCATGTCAGAGATTGACATTAAAGCCTGAAAGGCACTTGCCCATCGGGCAAGTCAGAAGTCTTTTTTTTTGGTTGCCAAAAGATTATGATCACTTCCCTGAAAATGTAAATGAGTTATTTACACACAAACTGCCATTTATGGCCTGCCTGTCACCTACACATAGGGAAGGAATCAGACCAGTACTGGAATTCTTTGTATTTTGGTTGTTATCAGTAAAAACATTAATAGCAGGCTCAACTTGCCCGACTGCCATAAATGCCATAAATTGTTTGTCTTTTGTGTAAACAATGGGAATGAACCAGAAAGATCAGCTTTAGGCTACTGGAATTCTTTTCAGTTTGATTTCTATATGTATTCATTTTTCATTACATGCCCATTGGGGCA harbors:
- the dpm2 gene encoding dolichol phosphate-mannose biosynthesis regulatory protein isoform X2, which codes for MATGTDRAVGMGLVGFSLLLFTYYTIWVIILPFVDSDHVVHQYFLPREYSVILPGIAALILLLCVGTFIGVVTRKNRKPKVD
- the dpm2 gene encoding dolichol phosphate-mannose biosynthesis regulatory protein isoform X1 gives rise to the protein MATGTDRAVGMGLVGFSLLLFTYYTIWVIILPFVDSDHVVHQYFLPREYSVILPGIAALILLLCVPSLEWSPGRTASLRWTKRDGVTETLSDESGCIASSYANSSFTRTSLVQRLVLPYIPLGEIKNKVWLLSDS